TAAACACAcgtcattcaaagtcaacagaaaccaaacaaaacCATGAACAGCTGTTTTTGGTCCTCTCTACACTTccccaaccatcacaactctagtgttgGTAGAAATGAACACATAGTTCACagatttacatgtggaaatgtgttgcctctacacacgctaaaagtgctgttttttacatggagtctggttggtgtAGCGCTAGCTACGTCACAGCTGTTTCTGGGAGACAGAAAGGTCTTAAgtaggttttaaaaaggtctgtctctaaagggttaagacacttttattagtttttattagGTTTCATTGCTGTTGGGATGTgccccaatagcaggcacactgatgaAATAGTTAATGAATGTGTTGTTTGTGCGTCAGGTCGGAAGCCGTCCTTTAACATCCAGTGTCTGAGGCGGCAGGGCAGCAGTGATGACCTCCCCCCCCCGGGACGTAccaccccacctcccccccacGCCGcacacaggtaacacacacacacactcatagacacagacacagacacacacacacacacacacacacactcatagacacacacagagacacacagacacacagagacatacacacacacacacacacacactcatagacacagagacacacacacacagagacacacagacacacagagacatacacacacacacaccaacattcgcgcgcacacacacacacacacacacacagtgtcacacacgcagagacacacacacacagatgcacagatacacacacacactcacacagaaaaacacacacgcacacacagacagagacacaccacacaacagagacacacgcacacacacagaggtaacacaacacacacacacacacacaggtaacacaccacacacacacaacagacaaacacaataaaacacacacacagacagagacacacacagagacacacacacagacacacacgcacacacaggtaacaaacagacacacacacacatgcacacacacacaattaacacacacacacacacacacagacagagacacacacacacacacagacaaaacaccacacagttacacacaccacacacacaaacacacacacaggtaaccaccacacacaggtaacacacacacatgcacatacacgcACGTGTATTCAGCAGTTGAATACTCCACTACTGTTTTGTACAGTGTGGTGTTACTaattttactaaagtaaagaatctgaataattcctctcttctccatctctccctctgttcttcttctcttccgATGTCtatctcttttcctctctccctctcctcctcccgtcttcttctcctctcctcccttcctccttcttctcctcctcctcctctcctcttctcgttcctcctcccttcttcttctcttctcctctcctatCAGCAGCCGTTCGGCAGCTACGAGTCTCGCCGCTCGTCCTCCGCCGCCTCCTCGGCGTCCTGGGCCAACCCGTGTCCTCGCCGCGGCCGCCTCCTCTACGCTCCGCTCATcctggtggaggaggagggcagCCCCccctgggggggaggggggggagggggcgagGGGAAGAAGGGAGGAGTAGGAAGAGGTGAGGACACTGGGCACTAGGCTCAGACTCACACACAGGACTTTAAATGAACCCTTTAATCACCAGTTATCTGGaatatacacaaaacacacacacacacacacacacaaaacacacacacacacacacacacacacacacacacacacgtactggTTAAGGTGTTGCTGTCTTTCATCCATCAGGTGTCAATGTGACGGGTGCAGCACCCAGAGCGGCGTGGTACGGTGGCCCAGCAGGGACATCAGGTAAgtactgacacacagacacacacacacacacacacactcacacacacacacacacacacactctcacacacacacacacacacacacacacacacactgacacacgcacaccacacacacacactcacacaccacagacactctctcaacacaccacacacacacatgacacacgcacacacccacacacactctctctcacacacacacactcacacacacagacacacaacacacacacactcacacacactcacacacagacgcacacacacacactcaacaacacacttctcacacaacacacacacacacacacacacacactgacaccacaacacacacaaaactctctctcacacacacacactctcacacaccaaacacacacacaccacacatcacacacactctcacacactcacacacactcacacaccacagacacacactctctctatctctcacacacacacacacgcacagacactcaccacactcacacagactcacacacacactctattctcactctctttctctctatctttctcacacacacacacgcacagacacacacactctctcacgcacacactctactctcacactctctatctctcacacacttacacacacacacaaacacacacacacacactactctctccctctttctctcacctTCTGAACCGTGACATCACATGTTGCCCAATACATCCCGTGTGAATAGCTGTGTGCGatcagaggtgtgtgtgattTCTACGCCCCGAGGTCCCTGCTGATGCTCGTCCTGGGTGTAGAAATGGTTTTACACATAAACATGAACCAGCgtctgtggttgttgttgcagCTCCGCCCCCTCCGTACCGAGCGTACACCACCCTCAGAGTGCCCTCCCAGCTCGGCGCCCAGCTCAGCGACAAGCGAGGATCAGCCGACAGCCTGGTGGAGGCGGTGAGGGGACATGTGTCCTGGCTTTGTCCTGAAATGTGTCTGACttcctgtttttaattttcaaataaaacaggaagtcagaCACATTCAGGACAAAGCCAGGACACATGTCCCTCACCGCCTCCACCAGGCTGTCGGATGATCCGCTTGTCGCTGAGCTGGGCGCCGAGCTGGGAGGGCACTCTGAGGGTGGTGTACGCTCGGTACGGAGGGGGCGGAGctgcaacaacaaccacagacGCGGTTCATGTTTATGTGTAAAACCATTTCTACACCAGGACGAGCTCAGCAGGGACCTCGGGGGTAGAAATCAACACACCTGATCGCACACAGCTATTCACACGGGATGTATTGGGCAACATGTGATGTCACGGTCAGAaggtgagagaaagagggagagagtagtgtgtgtgtgtgtgtttgtgtgtgtgtgtaagtgtgtgagagatagagagtgtgagagtagagtgtgtgcgtgagagagtgtgtgtgtctgtgcgtgtgtgtgtgtgagaaagatagagagaaagagagtgagaatagagtgtgtgtgtgagtctgtgtgagtgtgtgtgagtgtctgtgcgtgtgtgtgtgtgtgagagatagagagagagtgtgtgtgtctgtgtgtgtgagtgtgtgtgagtgtgtgtgagagtgtgggtgagtgtgtgtgtgtgtgtttgtgtgtgtgagagtgttgtgtgtgtgagagagagggtgtgtgtgtgtgtgtgtgtcagtgtgtgtgtgtgtggtgtgtgtgtgtgtgagagagtgtgtgtgtgagtgtgtgtgtgtgcgtcgtgtgtgagtgtgtgtgagtgtgtgtgtgtgtgtgtgtttgtgtgtgtgagagtgtgtgtgtgtgagagagagagtgtgtgtgtgtgtggtggtgtgtcagtgtgtgtgtgtgtgtgtgagagagtgtctgtgtgtgtgagtgtgtgtgtgtgtggtgcgtgtgtcagtgtgtgtgtgtgtgtgtgtgtgtgtgtggtgagagtgtgtgtgtgtgtgtgtgtgtgtgagtgcgtgtgtgtgtgtgtgtctgtgtgtcagtacTTACCTGATGTCCCTGCTGGGCCACCGTACCCGCCGCTCTGGGGCTGCACCGTCACATTGACACTGATGGATGAAAAGACAGCAACACCTTAACAGTacgtgtgatgtgtgtgtgtgtgtgtgtgtgtgtgtgttttgtgtgtgtgtgtgtgtgtgtgttttgtgtatattCCAGATAACTGGTGATTAAAGGGTTCATTTAAAGTCCTGTGTGTGAGTCTGAGCCTAGTGCCCAGTGTCCTCACCTCTTCCTACTCCTCCCTTCTTCCCctcgccccctcccccccctcccccccagggGGGGctgccctcctcctccaccaggATGAGCGGAGCGTAGAGGAGGCGGCCGCGGCGAGGACACGGGTTGGCCCAGGACGCCGAGGAGGCGGCGGAGGACGAGCGGCGAGACTCGTAGCTGCCGAACGgctgctgaggaggaggaggaggagaagaagaagggaggaggagaagaagaagggaggaggagaggaggaggagaagaagaagaagggaggagaggaggaggagaagaag
This portion of the Etheostoma spectabile isolate EspeVRDwgs_2016 unplaced genomic scaffold, UIUC_Espe_1.0 scaffold00570012, whole genome shotgun sequence genome encodes:
- the LOC116685559 gene encoding voltage-dependent L-type calcium channel subunit alpha-1F, with the protein product QPFGSYESRRSSSAASSASWANPCPRRGRLLYAPLILVEEEGSPPWGGGGGGGEGKKGGVGRGVNVTGAAPRAAWYGGPAGTSAPPPPYRAYTTLRVPSQLGAQLSDKRGSADSLVEAEVRHIQDKARTHVPHRLHQAVG